One genomic segment of Syngnathus acus chromosome 1, fSynAcu1.2, whole genome shotgun sequence includes these proteins:
- the si:ch211-239f4.1 gene encoding EVI5-like protein isoform X4: MSIPSGSPEREGSGQVPTHLDCPSSPPALDPDPLSTGSPVLSPDSSSHDAALSAPAVSPADSENLSPDELELLAKLEEQNRLLEADSKSLRSMTGSRRNSGSSLVSSSSASSNLSHLEEDTWILWGRIVNEWEEWRRKKDKLLKELIRKGIPHHFRAIVWQLLGNATDMPVKNQYSELLKMSSPCEKLIRRDIARTYPEHEFFKGQDSLGQEVLFNVMKAYSLVDREVGYCQGSAFIVGLLLMQMPEEEAFCVFVRLMQEYRLRELFKPSMAELGLCIYQFEYLLQEQLPDLNVHFRSQSFHTSMYASSWFLTLFLTFLPLPVATRIFDIFMYEGLEIIFRVGMAILQYNQTDLIQLDMEGMSQHFQKVIPHQFDSCPDKLILRAYQIKYNTKRMKKLEKEYTTIKNKEMEEQIEIKRLRTENRLLKQRIETLEKGQVTRAQEAEENYVIKRELAVVRQQCNVASEGLEKAQDTIRELQQQKYTEQFVSSLQTELEQSKMREAELLGAMKELQDKVLDLEKKSSCLPDENNVAALQEEVKQMKLRELETLRSFREMQDSVTELNQRWQHHMSRSGSTGGGGSHWKESPKKNAMNELQDKLMTVRLREAQAQAELREVKLKAVQLESQNTIHSKLIGRHEQERSALQDRLQMSSNQNKALQAQLNEIKRKQAEWDCKSKEEVMAVRLREADSMAAMAELRQKIADLEIQKEEGLIQGQLNHSDSRQYINRLRDQITELKNEIRLLRGQKARAPGSRLTAMGADYQDLCLTSPASAEGDYLSSDEDILHSPLPPNALYPAIPGPCHPSARLDSEGSTDSEAEERTHPDPPQLFGSMMCAEAMEN, encoded by the exons ATGTCAATACCCAGCGGCAGTCCCGAGCGAGAAGGCTCAGGCCAGGTTCCGACACACCTCGACTGCCCTTCGTCCCCTCCCGCTTTGGATCCCGATCCACTGTCGACGGGAAGTCCGGTCCTCAGCCCAGACTCCTCGTCCCATGATGCCGCGCTGTCAGCGCCCGCAGTTTCCCCGGCGGACTCGGAGAACCTCAGTCCAGATGAACTGGAGCTGCTGGCCAAACTGGAGGAACAGAACAG ATTACTGGAGGCCGACTCCAAGTCCCTGCGCTCCATGACGGGCTCGCGACGCAACAGCGGCTCTTCGCTGGTTTCGAGTTCCTCGGCTTCCTCCAATCTGTCCCACCTGGAGGAGGACACTTGGATCCTCTGGGGCCGCATCGTCAACGAATGGGAGGAATGGAGACGCAAGAAGGACAAGCTTCTCAAG GAGTTAATCCGGAAGGGCATTCCTCATCACTTCCGGGCCATCGTGTGGCAGCTGCTGGGCAATGCCACGGACATGCCGGTGAAGAATCAGTACTCGGAACTGCTGAAGATGTCATCCCCGTGCGAGAAGCTGATCCGCAGAGACATCGCTCGTACCTACCCCGAGCATGAGTTCTTTAAAGGTCAAGACAGCCTGGGCCAGGAAGTCCTCTTTAATGTCATGAAG GCTTACTCCCTTGTGGATCGGGAGGTTGGTTATTGCCAAGGTAGTGCGTTCATTGTTGGCCTGCTACTCATGCAG ATGCCCGAAGAAGAGGCTTTTTGCGTGTTTGTGCGTCTGATGCAGGAGTACCGTCTGCGAGAGCTCTTCAAACCCAGCATGGCCGAATTGGGACTTTGCATCTACCAGTTTGAGTATCTTCTACAG GAACAACTTCCAGATCTTAACGTCCATTTCCGGTCCCAGAGTTTTCATACGTCCATGTACGCCTCATCTTGGTTCCTCACGCTGTTCCTCACTTTTCTCCCTTTGCCCGTCGCCACGCgcatatttgatatttttatgtACGAG GGCCTGGAGATCATCTTCCGTGTGGGCATGGCCATTCTGCAGTACAACCAGACGGACCTCATTCAGCTGGACATGGAGGGCATGTCACAG CATTTTCAGAAGGTGATCCCTCACCAGTTTGACAGCTGCCCAGACAAGCTGATCCTCAGGGCATACCAGATCAAATACAACACTAAGAGAATGAAGAA GCTGGAGAAAGAATATACCACCATCAAGAACAAAGAAATGGAAGAGCAAATTGAGATTaag AGGCTGCGCACAGAAAATCGACTACTAAAACAGCGGATTGAAACCCTAGAGAAG GGTCAGGTGACCAGGGCGCAGGAAGCGGAGGAAAACTATGTGATCAAACGTGAGCTCGCCGTAGTGAGGCAGCAGTGCAACGTAGCTAGCGAGGGTCTCGAAAAGGCGCAGGACACCATACGAGAGCTGCAGCAACAAAAG TACACGGAGCAGTTTGTGAGCAGTCTGCAAACAGAGCTGGAGCAGTCCAAGATGCGTGAGGCCGAGCTGCTGGGAGCCATGAAGGAACTACAAGACAAGGTGCTTGATTTGGAGAAG AAGAGCAGCTGTTTGCCTGATGAAAACAACGTGGCAGCTCTGCAGGAGGAGGTGAAGCAAATGAAGCTAAGGGAGCTGGAGACACTCCGATCATTCAGAGAGATGCAGGACTCGGTCACTGAGCTCAACCAGCGCTGGCAG CATCACATGTCCCGCAGTGGCAGcacaggcggcggcggcagccacTGGAAGGAATCGCCAAAAAAGAACGCCATGAATGAGTTGCAAGATAAGCTGATGACTGTCCGTCTAAGAGAGGCGCAAGCCCAGGCTGAGCTACGAGAGGTCAAACTGAAGGCTGTGCAGCTGGAGAGCCAG AATACCATTCATAGTAAATTGATTGGACGCCATGAGCAGGAGCGTTCCGCCCTCCAGGATCGCCTCCAGATGTCATCCAATCAGAACAAAGCTCTTCAGGCCCAGCTCAATGAAATTAAACGGAAGCAGGCCGAATGGGACTGCAAG AGCAAAGAGGAGGTGATGGCCGTACGACTGAGGGAAGCCGACAGTATGGCCGCCATGGCCGAGCTCAGGCAGAAGATAGCCGACCTCGAAATACAG AAAGAAGAAGGGCTGATCCAGGGCCAGCTCAACCACTCCGACTCTAGGCAGTACATCAACCGGCTTCGAGACCAGATCACTGAGCTCAAAAATGAG ATCAGGCTACTGCGAGGTCAGAAGGCTCGGGCTCCGGGTTCCAGGCTCACCGCCATGGGTGCCGACTACCAGGATCTGTGTCTGACCAGCCCCGCCTCAGCTGAGGGCGACTACCTGAGTTCTGACGAGGACATCCTCCATAGCCCGCTGCCTCCAAACGCCCTTTACCCGGCCATACCGGGCCCGTGTCACCCCTCGGCCCGGCTGGACAGCGAAGGCAGCACGGACAGCGAGGCGGAAGAGCGGACACACCCGGACCCCCCGCAGCTGTTCGGTAGTATGATGTGTGCAGAGGCCATGGAGAACTGA
- the si:ch211-239f4.1 gene encoding EVI5-like protein isoform X2, with protein MSIPSGSPEREGSGQVPTHLDCPSSPPALDPDPLSTGSPVLSPDSSSHDAALSAPAVSPADSENLSPDELELLAKLEEQNRLLEADSKSLRSMTGSRRNSGSSLVSSSSASSNLSHLEEDTWILWGRIVNEWEEWRRKKDKLLKELIRKGIPHHFRAIVWQLLGNATDMPVKNQYSELLKMSSPCEKLIRRDIARTYPEHEFFKGQDSLGQEVLFNVMKAYSLVDREVGYCQGSAFIVGLLLMQMPEEEAFCVFVRLMQEYRLRELFKPSMAELGLCIYQFEYLLQEQLPDLNVHFRSQSFHTSMYASSWFLTLFLTFLPLPVATRIFDIFMYEGLEIIFRVGMAILQYNQTDLIQLDMEGMSQHFQKVIPHQFDSCPDKLILRAYQIKYNTKRMKKLEKEYTTIKNKEMEEQIEIKRLRTENRLLKQRIETLEKESAALADRLIQGQVTRAQEAEENYVIKRELAVVRQQCNVASEGLEKAQDTIRELQQQKYTEQFVSSLQTELEQSKMREAELLGAMKELQDKVLDLEKKSSCLPDENNVAALQEEVKQMKLRELETLRSFREMQDSVTELNQRWQHHMSRSGSTGGGGSHWKESPKKNAMNELQDKLMTVRLREAQAQAELREVKLKAVQLESQNTIHSKLIGRHEQERSALQDRLQMSSNQNKALQAQLNEIKRKQAEWDCKSKEEVMAVRLREADSMAAMAELRQKIADLEIQKEEGLIQGQLNHSDSRQYINRLRDQITELKNEIRLLRGQKARAPGSRLTAMGADYQDLCLTSPASAEGDYLSSDEDILHSPLPPNALYPAIPGPCHPSARLDSEGSTDSEAEERTHPDPPQLFGSMMCAEAMEN; from the exons ATGTCAATACCCAGCGGCAGTCCCGAGCGAGAAGGCTCAGGCCAGGTTCCGACACACCTCGACTGCCCTTCGTCCCCTCCCGCTTTGGATCCCGATCCACTGTCGACGGGAAGTCCGGTCCTCAGCCCAGACTCCTCGTCCCATGATGCCGCGCTGTCAGCGCCCGCAGTTTCCCCGGCGGACTCGGAGAACCTCAGTCCAGATGAACTGGAGCTGCTGGCCAAACTGGAGGAACAGAACAG ATTACTGGAGGCCGACTCCAAGTCCCTGCGCTCCATGACGGGCTCGCGACGCAACAGCGGCTCTTCGCTGGTTTCGAGTTCCTCGGCTTCCTCCAATCTGTCCCACCTGGAGGAGGACACTTGGATCCTCTGGGGCCGCATCGTCAACGAATGGGAGGAATGGAGACGCAAGAAGGACAAGCTTCTCAAG GAGTTAATCCGGAAGGGCATTCCTCATCACTTCCGGGCCATCGTGTGGCAGCTGCTGGGCAATGCCACGGACATGCCGGTGAAGAATCAGTACTCGGAACTGCTGAAGATGTCATCCCCGTGCGAGAAGCTGATCCGCAGAGACATCGCTCGTACCTACCCCGAGCATGAGTTCTTTAAAGGTCAAGACAGCCTGGGCCAGGAAGTCCTCTTTAATGTCATGAAG GCTTACTCCCTTGTGGATCGGGAGGTTGGTTATTGCCAAGGTAGTGCGTTCATTGTTGGCCTGCTACTCATGCAG ATGCCCGAAGAAGAGGCTTTTTGCGTGTTTGTGCGTCTGATGCAGGAGTACCGTCTGCGAGAGCTCTTCAAACCCAGCATGGCCGAATTGGGACTTTGCATCTACCAGTTTGAGTATCTTCTACAG GAACAACTTCCAGATCTTAACGTCCATTTCCGGTCCCAGAGTTTTCATACGTCCATGTACGCCTCATCTTGGTTCCTCACGCTGTTCCTCACTTTTCTCCCTTTGCCCGTCGCCACGCgcatatttgatatttttatgtACGAG GGCCTGGAGATCATCTTCCGTGTGGGCATGGCCATTCTGCAGTACAACCAGACGGACCTCATTCAGCTGGACATGGAGGGCATGTCACAG CATTTTCAGAAGGTGATCCCTCACCAGTTTGACAGCTGCCCAGACAAGCTGATCCTCAGGGCATACCAGATCAAATACAACACTAAGAGAATGAAGAA GCTGGAGAAAGAATATACCACCATCAAGAACAAAGAAATGGAAGAGCAAATTGAGATTaag AGGCTGCGCACAGAAAATCGACTACTAAAACAGCGGATTGAAACCCTAGAGAAG GAGAGTGCCGCTCTGGCAGATAGACTCATCCAG GGTCAGGTGACCAGGGCGCAGGAAGCGGAGGAAAACTATGTGATCAAACGTGAGCTCGCCGTAGTGAGGCAGCAGTGCAACGTAGCTAGCGAGGGTCTCGAAAAGGCGCAGGACACCATACGAGAGCTGCAGCAACAAAAG TACACGGAGCAGTTTGTGAGCAGTCTGCAAACAGAGCTGGAGCAGTCCAAGATGCGTGAGGCCGAGCTGCTGGGAGCCATGAAGGAACTACAAGACAAGGTGCTTGATTTGGAGAAG AAGAGCAGCTGTTTGCCTGATGAAAACAACGTGGCAGCTCTGCAGGAGGAGGTGAAGCAAATGAAGCTAAGGGAGCTGGAGACACTCCGATCATTCAGAGAGATGCAGGACTCGGTCACTGAGCTCAACCAGCGCTGGCAG CATCACATGTCCCGCAGTGGCAGcacaggcggcggcggcagccacTGGAAGGAATCGCCAAAAAAGAACGCCATGAATGAGTTGCAAGATAAGCTGATGACTGTCCGTCTAAGAGAGGCGCAAGCCCAGGCTGAGCTACGAGAGGTCAAACTGAAGGCTGTGCAGCTGGAGAGCCAG AATACCATTCATAGTAAATTGATTGGACGCCATGAGCAGGAGCGTTCCGCCCTCCAGGATCGCCTCCAGATGTCATCCAATCAGAACAAAGCTCTTCAGGCCCAGCTCAATGAAATTAAACGGAAGCAGGCCGAATGGGACTGCAAG AGCAAAGAGGAGGTGATGGCCGTACGACTGAGGGAAGCCGACAGTATGGCCGCCATGGCCGAGCTCAGGCAGAAGATAGCCGACCTCGAAATACAG AAAGAAGAAGGGCTGATCCAGGGCCAGCTCAACCACTCCGACTCTAGGCAGTACATCAACCGGCTTCGAGACCAGATCACTGAGCTCAAAAATGAG ATCAGGCTACTGCGAGGTCAGAAGGCTCGGGCTCCGGGTTCCAGGCTCACCGCCATGGGTGCCGACTACCAGGATCTGTGTCTGACCAGCCCCGCCTCAGCTGAGGGCGACTACCTGAGTTCTGACGAGGACATCCTCCATAGCCCGCTGCCTCCAAACGCCCTTTACCCGGCCATACCGGGCCCGTGTCACCCCTCGGCCCGGCTGGACAGCGAAGGCAGCACGGACAGCGAGGCGGAAGAGCGGACACACCCGGACCCCCCGCAGCTGTTCGGTAGTATGATGTGTGCAGAGGCCATGGAGAACTGA
- the si:ch211-239f4.1 gene encoding EVI5-like protein isoform X3, with product MSIPSGSPEREGSGQVPTHLDCPSSPPALDPDPLSTGSPVLSPDSSSHDAALSAPAVSPADSENLSPDELELLAKLEEQNRLLEADSKSLRSMTGSRRNSGSSLVSSSSASSNLSHLEEDTWILWGRIVNEWEEWRRKKDKLLKELIRKGIPHHFRAIVWQLLGNATDMPVKNQYSELLKMSSPCEKLIRRDIARTYPEHEFFKGQDSLGQEVLFNVMKAYSLVDREVGYCQGSAFIVGLLLMQMPEEEAFCVFVRLMQEYRLRELFKPSMAELGLCIYQFEYLLQEQLPDLNVHFRSQSFHTSMYASSWFLTLFLTFLPLPVATRIFDIFMYEGLEIIFRVGMAILQYNQTDLIQLDMEGMSQHFQKVIPHQFDSCPDKLILRAYQIKYNTKRMKKLEKEYTTIKNKEMEEQIEIKRLRTENRLLKQRIETLEKGQVTRAQEAEENYVIKRELAVVRQQCNVASEGLEKAQDTIRELQQQKYTEQFVSSLQTELEQSKMREAELLGAMKELQDKVLDLEKKSSCLPDENNVAALQEEVKQMKLRELETLRSFREMQDSVTELNQRWQQHHMSRSGSTGGGGSHWKESPKKNAMNELQDKLMTVRLREAQAQAELREVKLKAVQLESQNTIHSKLIGRHEQERSALQDRLQMSSNQNKALQAQLNEIKRKQAEWDCKSKEEVMAVRLREADSMAAMAELRQKIADLEIQKEEGLIQGQLNHSDSRQYINRLRDQITELKNEIRLLRGQKARAPGSRLTAMGADYQDLCLTSPASAEGDYLSSDEDILHSPLPPNALYPAIPGPCHPSARLDSEGSTDSEAEERTHPDPPQLFGSMMCAEAMEN from the exons ATGTCAATACCCAGCGGCAGTCCCGAGCGAGAAGGCTCAGGCCAGGTTCCGACACACCTCGACTGCCCTTCGTCCCCTCCCGCTTTGGATCCCGATCCACTGTCGACGGGAAGTCCGGTCCTCAGCCCAGACTCCTCGTCCCATGATGCCGCGCTGTCAGCGCCCGCAGTTTCCCCGGCGGACTCGGAGAACCTCAGTCCAGATGAACTGGAGCTGCTGGCCAAACTGGAGGAACAGAACAG ATTACTGGAGGCCGACTCCAAGTCCCTGCGCTCCATGACGGGCTCGCGACGCAACAGCGGCTCTTCGCTGGTTTCGAGTTCCTCGGCTTCCTCCAATCTGTCCCACCTGGAGGAGGACACTTGGATCCTCTGGGGCCGCATCGTCAACGAATGGGAGGAATGGAGACGCAAGAAGGACAAGCTTCTCAAG GAGTTAATCCGGAAGGGCATTCCTCATCACTTCCGGGCCATCGTGTGGCAGCTGCTGGGCAATGCCACGGACATGCCGGTGAAGAATCAGTACTCGGAACTGCTGAAGATGTCATCCCCGTGCGAGAAGCTGATCCGCAGAGACATCGCTCGTACCTACCCCGAGCATGAGTTCTTTAAAGGTCAAGACAGCCTGGGCCAGGAAGTCCTCTTTAATGTCATGAAG GCTTACTCCCTTGTGGATCGGGAGGTTGGTTATTGCCAAGGTAGTGCGTTCATTGTTGGCCTGCTACTCATGCAG ATGCCCGAAGAAGAGGCTTTTTGCGTGTTTGTGCGTCTGATGCAGGAGTACCGTCTGCGAGAGCTCTTCAAACCCAGCATGGCCGAATTGGGACTTTGCATCTACCAGTTTGAGTATCTTCTACAG GAACAACTTCCAGATCTTAACGTCCATTTCCGGTCCCAGAGTTTTCATACGTCCATGTACGCCTCATCTTGGTTCCTCACGCTGTTCCTCACTTTTCTCCCTTTGCCCGTCGCCACGCgcatatttgatatttttatgtACGAG GGCCTGGAGATCATCTTCCGTGTGGGCATGGCCATTCTGCAGTACAACCAGACGGACCTCATTCAGCTGGACATGGAGGGCATGTCACAG CATTTTCAGAAGGTGATCCCTCACCAGTTTGACAGCTGCCCAGACAAGCTGATCCTCAGGGCATACCAGATCAAATACAACACTAAGAGAATGAAGAA GCTGGAGAAAGAATATACCACCATCAAGAACAAAGAAATGGAAGAGCAAATTGAGATTaag AGGCTGCGCACAGAAAATCGACTACTAAAACAGCGGATTGAAACCCTAGAGAAG GGTCAGGTGACCAGGGCGCAGGAAGCGGAGGAAAACTATGTGATCAAACGTGAGCTCGCCGTAGTGAGGCAGCAGTGCAACGTAGCTAGCGAGGGTCTCGAAAAGGCGCAGGACACCATACGAGAGCTGCAGCAACAAAAG TACACGGAGCAGTTTGTGAGCAGTCTGCAAACAGAGCTGGAGCAGTCCAAGATGCGTGAGGCCGAGCTGCTGGGAGCCATGAAGGAACTACAAGACAAGGTGCTTGATTTGGAGAAG AAGAGCAGCTGTTTGCCTGATGAAAACAACGTGGCAGCTCTGCAGGAGGAGGTGAAGCAAATGAAGCTAAGGGAGCTGGAGACACTCCGATCATTCAGAGAGATGCAGGACTCGGTCACTGAGCTCAACCAGCGCTGGCAG CAGCATCACATGTCCCGCAGTGGCAGcacaggcggcggcggcagccacTGGAAGGAATCGCCAAAAAAGAACGCCATGAATGAGTTGCAAGATAAGCTGATGACTGTCCGTCTAAGAGAGGCGCAAGCCCAGGCTGAGCTACGAGAGGTCAAACTGAAGGCTGTGCAGCTGGAGAGCCAG AATACCATTCATAGTAAATTGATTGGACGCCATGAGCAGGAGCGTTCCGCCCTCCAGGATCGCCTCCAGATGTCATCCAATCAGAACAAAGCTCTTCAGGCCCAGCTCAATGAAATTAAACGGAAGCAGGCCGAATGGGACTGCAAG AGCAAAGAGGAGGTGATGGCCGTACGACTGAGGGAAGCCGACAGTATGGCCGCCATGGCCGAGCTCAGGCAGAAGATAGCCGACCTCGAAATACAG AAAGAAGAAGGGCTGATCCAGGGCCAGCTCAACCACTCCGACTCTAGGCAGTACATCAACCGGCTTCGAGACCAGATCACTGAGCTCAAAAATGAG ATCAGGCTACTGCGAGGTCAGAAGGCTCGGGCTCCGGGTTCCAGGCTCACCGCCATGGGTGCCGACTACCAGGATCTGTGTCTGACCAGCCCCGCCTCAGCTGAGGGCGACTACCTGAGTTCTGACGAGGACATCCTCCATAGCCCGCTGCCTCCAAACGCCCTTTACCCGGCCATACCGGGCCCGTGTCACCCCTCGGCCCGGCTGGACAGCGAAGGCAGCACGGACAGCGAGGCGGAAGAGCGGACACACCCGGACCCCCCGCAGCTGTTCGGTAGTATGATGTGTGCAGAGGCCATGGAGAACTGA
- the si:ch211-239f4.1 gene encoding EVI5-like protein isoform X1, which yields MSIPSGSPEREGSGQVPTHLDCPSSPPALDPDPLSTGSPVLSPDSSSHDAALSAPAVSPADSENLSPDELELLAKLEEQNRLLEADSKSLRSMTGSRRNSGSSLVSSSSASSNLSHLEEDTWILWGRIVNEWEEWRRKKDKLLKELIRKGIPHHFRAIVWQLLGNATDMPVKNQYSELLKMSSPCEKLIRRDIARTYPEHEFFKGQDSLGQEVLFNVMKAYSLVDREVGYCQGSAFIVGLLLMQMPEEEAFCVFVRLMQEYRLRELFKPSMAELGLCIYQFEYLLQEQLPDLNVHFRSQSFHTSMYASSWFLTLFLTFLPLPVATRIFDIFMYEGLEIIFRVGMAILQYNQTDLIQLDMEGMSQHFQKVIPHQFDSCPDKLILRAYQIKYNTKRMKKLEKEYTTIKNKEMEEQIEIKRLRTENRLLKQRIETLEKESAALADRLIQGQVTRAQEAEENYVIKRELAVVRQQCNVASEGLEKAQDTIRELQQQKYTEQFVSSLQTELEQSKMREAELLGAMKELQDKVLDLEKKSSCLPDENNVAALQEEVKQMKLRELETLRSFREMQDSVTELNQRWQQHHMSRSGSTGGGGSHWKESPKKNAMNELQDKLMTVRLREAQAQAELREVKLKAVQLESQNTIHSKLIGRHEQERSALQDRLQMSSNQNKALQAQLNEIKRKQAEWDCKSKEEVMAVRLREADSMAAMAELRQKIADLEIQKEEGLIQGQLNHSDSRQYINRLRDQITELKNEIRLLRGQKARAPGSRLTAMGADYQDLCLTSPASAEGDYLSSDEDILHSPLPPNALYPAIPGPCHPSARLDSEGSTDSEAEERTHPDPPQLFGSMMCAEAMEN from the exons ATGTCAATACCCAGCGGCAGTCCCGAGCGAGAAGGCTCAGGCCAGGTTCCGACACACCTCGACTGCCCTTCGTCCCCTCCCGCTTTGGATCCCGATCCACTGTCGACGGGAAGTCCGGTCCTCAGCCCAGACTCCTCGTCCCATGATGCCGCGCTGTCAGCGCCCGCAGTTTCCCCGGCGGACTCGGAGAACCTCAGTCCAGATGAACTGGAGCTGCTGGCCAAACTGGAGGAACAGAACAG ATTACTGGAGGCCGACTCCAAGTCCCTGCGCTCCATGACGGGCTCGCGACGCAACAGCGGCTCTTCGCTGGTTTCGAGTTCCTCGGCTTCCTCCAATCTGTCCCACCTGGAGGAGGACACTTGGATCCTCTGGGGCCGCATCGTCAACGAATGGGAGGAATGGAGACGCAAGAAGGACAAGCTTCTCAAG GAGTTAATCCGGAAGGGCATTCCTCATCACTTCCGGGCCATCGTGTGGCAGCTGCTGGGCAATGCCACGGACATGCCGGTGAAGAATCAGTACTCGGAACTGCTGAAGATGTCATCCCCGTGCGAGAAGCTGATCCGCAGAGACATCGCTCGTACCTACCCCGAGCATGAGTTCTTTAAAGGTCAAGACAGCCTGGGCCAGGAAGTCCTCTTTAATGTCATGAAG GCTTACTCCCTTGTGGATCGGGAGGTTGGTTATTGCCAAGGTAGTGCGTTCATTGTTGGCCTGCTACTCATGCAG ATGCCCGAAGAAGAGGCTTTTTGCGTGTTTGTGCGTCTGATGCAGGAGTACCGTCTGCGAGAGCTCTTCAAACCCAGCATGGCCGAATTGGGACTTTGCATCTACCAGTTTGAGTATCTTCTACAG GAACAACTTCCAGATCTTAACGTCCATTTCCGGTCCCAGAGTTTTCATACGTCCATGTACGCCTCATCTTGGTTCCTCACGCTGTTCCTCACTTTTCTCCCTTTGCCCGTCGCCACGCgcatatttgatatttttatgtACGAG GGCCTGGAGATCATCTTCCGTGTGGGCATGGCCATTCTGCAGTACAACCAGACGGACCTCATTCAGCTGGACATGGAGGGCATGTCACAG CATTTTCAGAAGGTGATCCCTCACCAGTTTGACAGCTGCCCAGACAAGCTGATCCTCAGGGCATACCAGATCAAATACAACACTAAGAGAATGAAGAA GCTGGAGAAAGAATATACCACCATCAAGAACAAAGAAATGGAAGAGCAAATTGAGATTaag AGGCTGCGCACAGAAAATCGACTACTAAAACAGCGGATTGAAACCCTAGAGAAG GAGAGTGCCGCTCTGGCAGATAGACTCATCCAG GGTCAGGTGACCAGGGCGCAGGAAGCGGAGGAAAACTATGTGATCAAACGTGAGCTCGCCGTAGTGAGGCAGCAGTGCAACGTAGCTAGCGAGGGTCTCGAAAAGGCGCAGGACACCATACGAGAGCTGCAGCAACAAAAG TACACGGAGCAGTTTGTGAGCAGTCTGCAAACAGAGCTGGAGCAGTCCAAGATGCGTGAGGCCGAGCTGCTGGGAGCCATGAAGGAACTACAAGACAAGGTGCTTGATTTGGAGAAG AAGAGCAGCTGTTTGCCTGATGAAAACAACGTGGCAGCTCTGCAGGAGGAGGTGAAGCAAATGAAGCTAAGGGAGCTGGAGACACTCCGATCATTCAGAGAGATGCAGGACTCGGTCACTGAGCTCAACCAGCGCTGGCAG CAGCATCACATGTCCCGCAGTGGCAGcacaggcggcggcggcagccacTGGAAGGAATCGCCAAAAAAGAACGCCATGAATGAGTTGCAAGATAAGCTGATGACTGTCCGTCTAAGAGAGGCGCAAGCCCAGGCTGAGCTACGAGAGGTCAAACTGAAGGCTGTGCAGCTGGAGAGCCAG AATACCATTCATAGTAAATTGATTGGACGCCATGAGCAGGAGCGTTCCGCCCTCCAGGATCGCCTCCAGATGTCATCCAATCAGAACAAAGCTCTTCAGGCCCAGCTCAATGAAATTAAACGGAAGCAGGCCGAATGGGACTGCAAG AGCAAAGAGGAGGTGATGGCCGTACGACTGAGGGAAGCCGACAGTATGGCCGCCATGGCCGAGCTCAGGCAGAAGATAGCCGACCTCGAAATACAG AAAGAAGAAGGGCTGATCCAGGGCCAGCTCAACCACTCCGACTCTAGGCAGTACATCAACCGGCTTCGAGACCAGATCACTGAGCTCAAAAATGAG ATCAGGCTACTGCGAGGTCAGAAGGCTCGGGCTCCGGGTTCCAGGCTCACCGCCATGGGTGCCGACTACCAGGATCTGTGTCTGACCAGCCCCGCCTCAGCTGAGGGCGACTACCTGAGTTCTGACGAGGACATCCTCCATAGCCCGCTGCCTCCAAACGCCCTTTACCCGGCCATACCGGGCCCGTGTCACCCCTCGGCCCGGCTGGACAGCGAAGGCAGCACGGACAGCGAGGCGGAAGAGCGGACACACCCGGACCCCCCGCAGCTGTTCGGTAGTATGATGTGTGCAGAGGCCATGGAGAACTGA